The following coding sequences lie in one Thalassoglobus polymorphus genomic window:
- a CDS encoding UbiA family prenyltransferase translates to MLPYLRLCRFPTVFTALADIAAGFLLTHAALNPASELGLLLGASACLYLSGMVFNDVFDVKQDTEERPNRPIPSGEISRRNATIFGACLMAGGLAFAYAADLRSLIIASGLAICILLYDGVMKRTPLGPLFMGACRSLNLILGASTAGIRLAGAFQQPLLWVAVCMGIYIAGVTWFAKREAKQNLRLPLLLSLLVINTGLIGLAIWLGDFAVQLGIPLPPGIANSQAVLGIWAVIAITINRRAIAAVIDPSPKKIQPSIGVMLLSVIVLNATFIYFKFGNAGIPFAVGVLLLLLPAIGLRRVIPMT, encoded by the coding sequence ATGCTGCCTTATCTTCGACTCTGTCGATTCCCAACAGTCTTTACGGCACTGGCTGACATCGCAGCCGGGTTCTTACTGACACATGCCGCGCTGAACCCCGCATCCGAGCTCGGATTGCTGTTAGGGGCGAGTGCCTGCTTGTACCTTTCCGGGATGGTCTTCAACGACGTCTTCGACGTCAAACAGGACACCGAAGAACGCCCAAATCGCCCGATCCCTTCTGGGGAAATCTCCAGACGAAACGCGACGATTTTCGGTGCATGCCTGATGGCTGGAGGTCTCGCATTTGCCTACGCTGCCGATCTGCGCAGCCTCATCATTGCTAGTGGACTGGCCATCTGCATCCTGCTTTACGATGGTGTGATGAAGCGGACTCCGCTCGGCCCGCTGTTTATGGGAGCCTGCCGCAGCCTGAATTTAATCCTCGGAGCAAGCACCGCCGGGATTCGACTGGCCGGAGCGTTTCAACAGCCACTCTTGTGGGTCGCAGTTTGCATGGGAATTTACATCGCTGGTGTAACCTGGTTTGCCAAGCGAGAGGCCAAACAGAATTTACGACTCCCGCTATTGCTCTCACTTTTAGTGATCAATACAGGGCTTATTGGACTCGCAATCTGGCTGGGTGATTTTGCAGTACAACTGGGAATCCCGCTCCCTCCCGGAATTGCTAACTCACAAGCTGTTTTGGGAATCTGGGCTGTGATCGCAATCACAATCAACCGCCGTGCAATCGCTGCGGTAATTGATCCGTCCCCGAAGAAAATCCAACCCAGTATCGGAGTGATGCTACTCTCGGTAATCGTCCTGAACGCCACCTTCATCTACTTCAAGTTCGGAAACGCCGGGATTCCATTCGCCGTTGGTGTCCTGCTCTTATTGCTTCCAGCTATCGGCCTGCGACGCGTCATCCCAATGACGTGA
- a CDS encoding acyl carrier protein, which yields MTPPEIRQVIINILERIAPDEDLSDLDDSVAFREQMELDSMDFLDIVMELRKLYRVQIPESDYEQLASMNSTVEYLTPILKDTEV from the coding sequence ATGACTCCCCCGGAAATACGTCAAGTCATTATCAATATCCTGGAACGCATTGCCCCCGATGAAGATTTGTCCGATCTGGACGACTCTGTCGCGTTTCGAGAGCAAATGGAACTCGACAGCATGGACTTCCTCGACATTGTCATGGAACTTCGCAAGCTGTACCGCGTGCAAATTCCTGAATCCGACTACGAACAGCTGGCTTCAATGAATAGCACCGTGGAATACCTCACGCCGATCCTCAAAGATACGGAAGTGTAA
- a CDS encoding beta-ketoacyl-[acyl-carrier-protein] synthase family protein: MPEQLPDDERIVITGVGLAAPNGDSLTEYRAALLAGTSGVQPFETRYIKQPVLAGICHFDEFKYQRRKERRRGTRAGSVSIYCANEAVIDSGIDWENTRRDRVGVYLGITEHGNVETENEIFEISQFDYDTKVWSHHHNPRTVANNPAGEVTLNMKITGPHLTVGAACAAGNAGFIQGLQMLRLKEVDMAIAGGVSESIHTFGIFASFASQGALAWHEDPAKACRPFDTKRNGIIVAEGGGICTLERLTDARERGAKIYGEIVGYAMNSDASDFVLPSATRQAECIQLALNKAGLTADDIDIVSSHATATEQGDIEESKALKAAFGERTTVAINNTKSYIGHAMGAAGALELLGNIPSFGDRIAHPTINLDEQDPRCELHQVVANRPRHMEKVEYILNNSFGMLGVNSVLIVKKFPAEQGGVYE; this comes from the coding sequence ATGCCGGAACAATTGCCTGACGACGAAAGAATTGTCATTACCGGGGTCGGCCTTGCTGCCCCGAATGGGGATTCCCTCACTGAATACCGAGCCGCATTACTCGCGGGAACTTCGGGAGTTCAACCTTTTGAAACTCGCTACATCAAGCAACCGGTGCTAGCTGGAATCTGTCATTTCGACGAATTCAAATACCAGCGACGGAAAGAACGTCGTCGAGGCACCCGCGCGGGGTCGGTTTCGATTTACTGTGCGAACGAAGCGGTCATCGATTCTGGTATCGACTGGGAAAACACTCGTCGAGACAGGGTCGGTGTCTACTTGGGGATCACCGAGCACGGAAACGTTGAGACCGAAAACGAAATCTTCGAGATCTCCCAGTTTGACTATGATACCAAAGTCTGGTCCCACCATCACAACCCCCGTACAGTGGCCAACAACCCAGCCGGCGAAGTCACGCTGAACATGAAAATCACAGGGCCTCACCTGACGGTAGGAGCCGCCTGTGCTGCTGGAAACGCTGGATTTATCCAGGGATTGCAGATGCTGCGACTGAAAGAAGTCGACATGGCGATTGCGGGTGGAGTCTCGGAAAGTATCCACACATTCGGGATTTTCGCCAGTTTTGCCAGTCAGGGAGCCTTGGCATGGCACGAAGACCCAGCCAAAGCCTGCCGCCCCTTTGACACGAAACGCAACGGGATCATCGTCGCTGAAGGTGGAGGAATCTGCACCCTTGAACGCCTCACCGATGCTCGCGAGCGTGGAGCAAAGATCTATGGGGAAATCGTCGGCTACGCCATGAATTCTGACGCGAGCGATTTCGTACTCCCCTCGGCAACTCGACAAGCTGAGTGTATTCAACTGGCCCTCAACAAAGCAGGCCTCACCGCAGACGACATCGACATCGTTTCCAGCCATGCAACCGCGACTGAGCAGGGCGATATTGAAGAATCGAAAGCTTTGAAAGCTGCGTTTGGCGAGCGAACTACCGTCGCAATCAACAATACAAAAAGTTACATCGGCCACGCGATGGGAGCAGCGGGCGCCCTGGAATTACTGGGAAATATCCCCTCCTTTGGTGATCGCATCGCCCACCCGACCATCAATCTGGACGAGCAGGACCCTCGCTGCGAATTGCACCAGGTTGTCGCAAATCGCCCCCGACACATGGAAAAAGTTGAATATATCCTGAATAACTCTTTCGGGATGCTCGGGGTCAACTCGGTCCTCATCGTCAAGAAATTCCCAGCGGAACAGGGTGGCGTTTACGAATAA